The following coding sequences are from one Devosia yakushimensis window:
- a CDS encoding ABC transporter substrate-binding protein: MLAPLLSGRTRNFVALGLVSLGLLSTPAFAAPTSYPLTIENCGVEVTFQKAPERAVALGQNSAEIMLLLGLEDSVAGTAFWPSKVLPELAEANEKVKLLTVETPSLEAILAERPDFVAAQLLNLLGPNSTIATREDFQALDIPTYVSPGVCTTRNDVADVHGSRDTLWNMDLLYQEIDELSQIFDVADRGQDVIAQFKAREAALRARVAGTDTDPSFVFWFSSPSPADDAYLGGRNGASGFIADLLGGHNAITTDAEWPTVSWEGIMAANPTVLVIASLDRDRWELDKPEAKRAFLTTDPVVSQLEAVQKGHIAVMDGQAMNPTIRTIYGAEQLADQLEAFGLIK, from the coding sequence ATGCTTGCTCCCCTGCTCTCCGGCCGGACGCGGAATTTTGTTGCGCTTGGCCTGGTGTCCCTCGGCCTGCTGTCGACACCGGCTTTTGCCGCGCCGACCAGCTACCCGCTTACCATCGAGAATTGCGGGGTCGAGGTGACCTTCCAGAAAGCTCCCGAGCGTGCGGTGGCCCTGGGGCAGAACAGCGCCGAGATCATGTTGCTGCTGGGCCTGGAAGACAGCGTTGCCGGCACGGCATTCTGGCCCTCAAAGGTGCTGCCCGAGCTGGCAGAGGCCAATGAGAAGGTCAAGCTCCTGACCGTGGAAACCCCGAGCCTTGAGGCGATCCTGGCCGAGCGCCCCGATTTCGTGGCGGCGCAATTGCTGAACCTGCTGGGCCCCAACAGCACCATCGCCACGCGCGAGGATTTCCAGGCGCTGGATATTCCCACCTATGTATCGCCCGGCGTCTGCACCACGCGCAATGACGTGGCCGATGTGCATGGCAGCCGCGATACCTTGTGGAACATGGACCTGCTCTATCAGGAGATCGATGAGCTTTCGCAGATCTTCGACGTGGCCGATCGCGGGCAGGACGTGATCGCCCAGTTCAAGGCGCGTGAAGCCGCGCTCCGCGCCCGCGTGGCCGGCACCGATACCGACCCGTCCTTCGTGTTCTGGTTCTCCAGCCCCTCCCCGGCCGACGATGCCTATCTCGGCGGCAGGAATGGCGCTTCGGGCTTCATCGCCGACCTCCTGGGCGGGCACAATGCCATCACCACCGATGCCGAATGGCCCACCGTGAGCTGGGAAGGCATCATGGCGGCCAATCCGACCGTATTGGTCATTGCCAGCCTCGACCGCGACCGCTGGGAACTCGACAAGCCGGAAGCCAAGCGCGCCTTCCTCACCACCGATCCGGTGGTCAGCCAGCTTGAAGCCGTGCAGAAGGGCCATATCGCAGTCATGGACGGCCAGGCCATGAACCCGACCATCCGCACCATTTATGGCGCCGAGCAATTGGCCGACCAGCTTGAGGCATTCGGTCTGATCAAGTGA
- a CDS encoding FecCD family ABC transporter permease: MSFISRKFGGQAGLGLLAVFSLVLLALAIGAGVGIGELPIPLDTTYFAITNRLGWTAVPLDRIHESVIWDYRLSRALVAACCGAGLALCGAILQSLLRNPLAEPYVLGVSAGASTGAVSIIVLGLGAGTITLSMGAFAGSLAAFLFVVLLASGARGGADRTILAGVAASQLFNALTSYIVSTSANAQQARDVMFWLLGSFGGVRWPEFQLVLVMVILGFGICLYYARALDAFAFGDDAASSLGISVGRVRIILFATTALMTATIVSMVGSIGFVGLVVPHAARFIVGPLHMRLLPACVAVGAIFMVLADIVSRVILPQQVLPIGVVTALIGVPFFSVILYRARRTA, translated from the coding sequence GTGAGCTTTATCAGCCGCAAATTTGGGGGGCAGGCCGGTCTCGGCCTGCTCGCTGTGTTTTCACTGGTGCTGCTGGCCCTGGCCATCGGCGCCGGCGTGGGCATTGGCGAATTGCCGATCCCGCTCGACACCACCTATTTTGCCATCACCAATCGCCTCGGCTGGACGGCCGTGCCGCTCGACCGGATCCACGAAAGCGTCATCTGGGACTATCGCCTGAGCCGCGCCCTGGTGGCCGCCTGCTGCGGCGCAGGCCTCGCCTTATGCGGCGCGATCCTGCAATCGCTGCTGCGCAATCCGCTGGCCGAGCCCTATGTGCTGGGCGTTTCGGCCGGCGCCTCCACCGGCGCCGTTTCCATTATCGTGCTGGGGCTGGGCGCTGGGACCATTACCCTATCGATGGGCGCCTTTGCCGGTTCGCTCGCCGCCTTTCTCTTCGTGGTACTGCTGGCCAGCGGCGCGCGCGGCGGGGCCGACCGCACCATCCTTGCCGGCGTTGCGGCCTCGCAATTGTTCAACGCGCTCACCTCCTACATTGTCAGCACCTCGGCCAATGCGCAGCAGGCGCGCGATGTGATGTTCTGGCTATTGGGCAGTTTTGGCGGCGTGCGCTGGCCCGAATTCCAGCTCGTGCTGGTCATGGTCATTCTGGGCTTCGGCATCTGCCTCTACTATGCCCGCGCGCTCGACGCCTTTGCCTTCGGCGATGACGCGGCCTCTTCGCTGGGCATTTCGGTGGGCCGGGTGCGCATCATCCTTTTTGCTACCACCGCGCTGATGACGGCCACCATTGTCAGCATGGTCGGCTCCATCGGCTTTGTGGGCCTGGTGGTGCCCCATGCAGCGCGGTTCATCGTGGGGCCACTGCATATGCGGCTGCTGCCGGCCTGTGTCGCGGTGGGCGCCATTTTCATGGTACTGGCCGATATCGTTTCGCGGGTCATCCTGCCCCAGCAGGTGCTGCCCATCGGGGTGGTCACGGCGCTGATCGGCGTGCCGTTCTTTTCGGTCATTCTCTATCGGGCGCGGCGGACGGCATGA
- a CDS encoding ABC transporter ATP-binding protein yields MTIRAENLTWKAGKTVIVDGVSLAAEPGKMLGLLGPNGSGKSSLLRLLAGLRRAHEGQVTLDGAELSRIGRRALARRVALVEQHANTDANVTVLDVVRLGRTPHRSALSPWTAADDVAVETALGRVGLTERRGQFWQTLSGGERQRVHIARALAQAPSEIILDEPTNHLDIQHQIEILKLVASLPVTSIVALHDLNHAAMFCDRLAVMNKGKLVAMGTPEEVLTEDLLAEVFGIRCHIEPSPHSGKLHIHYLF; encoded by the coding sequence ATGACGATCAGGGCGGAAAACCTCACCTGGAAAGCCGGCAAGACGGTCATCGTCGATGGCGTTTCCCTCGCGGCCGAGCCGGGCAAGATGCTGGGCCTGCTAGGCCCCAATGGCTCGGGAAAATCCTCGCTGTTGCGGTTATTGGCCGGGCTGCGGCGTGCCCATGAAGGGCAGGTGACCCTGGATGGCGCCGAGCTGAGCCGCATCGGCCGCCGCGCTCTCGCCCGCCGGGTCGCGCTGGTCGAGCAACATGCCAATACCGATGCCAATGTCACCGTGCTCGATGTGGTGCGGCTGGGCCGCACGCCGCATCGCTCGGCGCTGTCGCCCTGGACGGCGGCCGATGATGTGGCGGTCGAGACGGCGCTGGGGCGCGTGGGCCTTACCGAGCGGCGCGGCCAATTCTGGCAGACGCTATCGGGGGGCGAACGCCAGCGCGTGCATATCGCGCGCGCCCTGGCGCAGGCGCCCAGCGAGATCATCCTGGATGAGCCGACCAACCACCTCGATATCCAGCACCAGATCGAGATACTGAAACTCGTCGCCAGCCTGCCGGTCACCAGCATCGTGGCGCTGCACGATCTCAACCACGCCGCCATGTTCTGCGACCGGCTGGCCGTGATGAACAAGGGCAAGCTCGTTGCCATGGGCACGCCGGAAGAGGTGCTGACCGAAGACCTTTTGGCTGAGGTCTTCGGCATTCGCTGTCATATCGAACCCTCACCGCATAGCGGCAAGCTTCATATCCACTATCTCTTCTAG
- a CDS encoding glutathione S-transferase family protein encodes MTKLTLISFPTCPYVQRAVIALKEKKVDFDVVYIDLANKPDWFLAISPLGKVPVLKVERDGHEPAIVFESAVILEYLEETAPGTKLHPEDALERAQHRSWIEFGSQVLGDLWRISTAKDNAELDAARQSLTAKLTRLETIVVGPFFAGERFSAVDAVFAPAFRQIDALETAVDAGLTRDLPRISAWRQALAARPSVREAAPADFADLYLKRLRNNDAHILKLAA; translated from the coding sequence ATGACCAAACTCACGCTGATCAGCTTTCCGACCTGCCCTTATGTCCAGCGCGCGGTGATTGCGCTCAAGGAGAAGAAGGTCGATTTCGACGTCGTCTATATCGATCTGGCCAATAAGCCCGATTGGTTCCTGGCCATTTCCCCGCTCGGCAAGGTGCCGGTGCTCAAGGTCGAGCGTGACGGGCATGAGCCGGCTATCGTGTTCGAAAGCGCGGTTATCCTCGAATATCTGGAAGAGACCGCGCCCGGCACAAAGCTCCATCCCGAGGATGCGCTGGAGCGGGCGCAGCACCGTTCCTGGATCGAATTCGGCTCGCAGGTGCTGGGCGATCTCTGGCGCATCAGCACCGCCAAGGACAATGCCGAGCTCGATGCCGCCCGGCAGTCCCTGACGGCCAAGCTCACCCGGCTCGAGACTATCGTGGTTGGGCCCTTCTTTGCCGGGGAACGCTTCAGCGCCGTCGATGCGGTCTTTGCCCCGGCTTTCCGGCAGATCGACGCGCTGGAAACCGCCGTCGATGCCGGGCTGACCAGGGACCTGCCCAGGATTTCCGCCTGGCGGCAGGCCCTTGCCGCGCGGCCCAGCGTGCGCGAGGCCGCGCCCGCCGATTTTGCCGATCTCTACCTCAAGCGCCTGCGCAACAACGACGCCCATATCCTCAAGCTGGCTGCCTAG
- a CDS encoding SDR family oxidoreductase, with protein sequence MADLTGKIVLITAAAQGIGRASVEAFIKAGAKVIATDINAGKLAELDGLPGVTTRVLDVLSNDAVKAAVAEIGHIDVLFNCAGVVHSGAVLEMSDGDLDFALDLNVRAQIRTIRAVLPQMLERRDGAIINMATVASSVKGVPNRAAYSISKAAVVGLTKSVAADYVTSNIRINAICPGTVDSPSLHERWQATGDFEAARKAFIARQPIGRIARPEEVADLAVYLAGATYTTGQVHVIDGGWTG encoded by the coding sequence ATGGCCGATCTGACCGGAAAAATCGTACTCATCACCGCCGCCGCGCAAGGCATTGGCCGCGCTTCGGTCGAAGCCTTTATCAAGGCCGGTGCCAAGGTGATCGCCACCGATATCAATGCCGGCAAGCTTGCCGAACTCGACGGGCTACCAGGCGTGACCACGCGGGTGCTCGACGTGCTTTCCAACGATGCGGTCAAGGCCGCAGTCGCCGAGATCGGCCATATCGACGTGCTGTTCAACTGCGCCGGCGTGGTCCATTCCGGCGCGGTGCTCGAAATGAGCGATGGGGATCTCGACTTCGCGCTCGATCTCAATGTGCGGGCGCAAATCCGCACCATAAGGGCGGTGCTGCCGCAAATGCTGGAGCGCCGGGATGGCGCCATCATCAACATGGCGACGGTTGCCTCCTCGGTAAAGGGCGTGCCCAACCGCGCCGCCTATTCCATTTCCAAGGCCGCTGTGGTGGGGCTCACCAAATCGGTCGCCGCAGATTATGTGACCAGCAATATCCGCATCAACGCCATCTGCCCCGGCACGGTGGACAGCCCATCCCTGCATGAGCGCTGGCAAGCCACCGGCGACTTCGAGGCGGCCAGAAAGGCCTTCATCGCCCGCCAGCCCATCGGCCGCATCGCCCGGCCCGAGGAAGTGGCAGACCTCGCCGTTTATCTCGCCGGGGCGACTTATACGACGGGGCAGGTGCATGTCATCGACGGTGGCTGGACGGGGTGA
- a CDS encoding ABC transporter substrate-binding protein has protein sequence MFNRRTFIGAISALALLSASAPAFAQESYDIALISKGFQHQFWQAVKAGADKAAAEFGATVTFEGPETESQVDRQMDMLAAALSRKPDAIGFAALDSQAATPLLQQAKDAGIPVIAFDSGVESDIPLTTATTDNVAAAALAADKMAELIGGEGKVAVVAHDQTSRTGIDRVDGFVNRIKEAYPKIEVVSVQYGGGDQLQSTEITKSILLANPDLKGIFGANEGSAIGVVNGKTELGSAIVVIGFDSGAAQKGFIESGAMAGAITQNPVGIGYETVKAAISALKGETLPPVIDTGFYYYDKATMANPEIAAVLYD, from the coding sequence ATGTTCAACCGCCGTACCTTTATCGGGGCCATCAGCGCCCTTGCTCTCCTCAGCGCCAGCGCACCCGCCTTCGCCCAGGAAAGCTATGATATCGCCCTGATCTCCAAGGGCTTCCAGCACCAGTTCTGGCAGGCCGTGAAGGCCGGTGCCGACAAGGCTGCCGCCGAATTCGGCGCCACCGTGACCTTTGAAGGCCCGGAAACCGAAAGCCAGGTCGACCGCCAGATGGACATGCTCGCCGCGGCCCTGTCGCGCAAGCCCGACGCCATTGGCTTTGCCGCGCTCGACAGCCAGGCCGCGACCCCGCTGCTGCAGCAGGCCAAGGATGCCGGCATTCCGGTCATCGCCTTCGACTCCGGCGTCGAGAGCGACATTCCGTTGACCACGGCAACCACTGACAACGTCGCCGCGGCCGCTTTGGCCGCCGACAAGATGGCCGAACTGATCGGCGGCGAAGGCAAGGTTGCCGTCGTGGCCCATGACCAGACCAGCCGTACCGGCATCGACCGCGTCGACGGCTTCGTCAACCGCATCAAGGAAGCCTATCCCAAGATCGAGGTCGTCTCGGTGCAATATGGCGGTGGCGACCAGTTGCAGTCGACTGAGATCACCAAGTCGATCCTGCTGGCCAATCCCGACCTCAAGGGCATTTTCGGCGCCAATGAAGGCTCGGCGATCGGCGTGGTGAACGGCAAGACGGAGCTGGGCAGCGCTATCGTCGTCATCGGCTTCGATAGCGGCGCGGCCCAGAAGGGCTTCATCGAGAGCGGCGCGATGGCCGGCGCCATCACCCAGAACCCGGTTGGCATTGGCTACGAAACCGTCAAGGCGGCCATCTCAGCGCTCAAGGGCGAAACCCTGCCGCCTGTTATCGACACCGGGTTCTATTATTACGACAAGGCGACCATGGCTAATCCCGAGATCGCCGCAGTGCTTTATGACTGA
- a CDS encoding ABC transporter permease codes for MTDTALPAKRGIRISGAFHRLLAFSGLIALVVVFSLASPNFMQTQNVLAILQATSVNGVLAIAATLVIITGGIDLSVGTLMTFCAVIAGVVLTYLGLPLPLGVLGAILAGTCSGLVSGTIIAKLKVPPFIATLGMMLILKGLSLVISGTKPIYFNDTPGFTQIAQGSLVGAVIPAIPVPNGVLILFLVAGLAAFVLGKTALGRYTFALGSNEEAVRLSGVNIDRWKIAVYATAGGICGVAGLLIASRLNSAQPALGQGYELDAIAAVVIGGTSLSGGRGTVVGTLIGALIISVLANGLRILSVPQEWQTVVTGCIIILAVYADILRRRTL; via the coding sequence ATGACTGACACAGCACTTCCGGCCAAGAGGGGCATCCGTATTTCCGGCGCCTTTCATCGGCTGCTGGCTTTTTCCGGGCTCATCGCGCTGGTCGTGGTGTTTTCCCTGGCCTCGCCCAATTTCATGCAGACCCAGAATGTGCTCGCCATATTGCAGGCGACCTCGGTCAATGGCGTGCTGGCGATTGCCGCGACGCTGGTGATTATCACCGGCGGCATCGATCTGTCGGTGGGAACGCTGATGACCTTCTGCGCTGTTATTGCCGGGGTCGTGCTCACCTATCTGGGGCTGCCCCTGCCGCTGGGCGTGCTCGGCGCCATTCTTGCGGGCACTTGCAGCGGGCTGGTTTCGGGCACCATCATCGCCAAGCTCAAGGTGCCGCCCTTCATCGCGACCCTGGGCATGATGCTGATCCTCAAGGGCCTGTCGCTCGTCATTTCGGGTACCAAGCCGATCTATTTCAACGATACGCCCGGCTTCACCCAGATTGCCCAGGGATCGCTTGTGGGAGCCGTCATTCCGGCCATTCCTGTGCCCAATGGCGTCCTGATCCTGTTCCTGGTTGCCGGTCTTGCCGCCTTCGTGCTCGGCAAGACTGCACTGGGCCGCTACACCTTCGCGCTTGGCTCCAATGAAGAGGCGGTGCGGCTCTCCGGCGTCAATATCGATCGCTGGAAGATTGCCGTCTATGCCACGGCCGGGGGCATTTGCGGGGTGGCGGGCCTGCTGATCGCGAGCCGCCTCAATTCGGCCCAGCCAGCCCTGGGCCAGGGCTATGAGCTTGATGCCATTGCAGCGGTGGTGATCGGCGGCACGTCGCTGTCAGGCGGACGTGGCACCGTTGTGGGGACGCTGATTGGCGCTTTGATCATCTCTGTGCTGGCCAATGGCCTGCGCATTCTTTCGGTCCCCCAGGAATGGCAGACGGTGGTCACCGGCTGCATCATCATCCTGGCCGTCTATGCCGATATACTGCGGCGCCGTACACTCTAG
- a CDS encoding sugar ABC transporter ATP-binding protein, which translates to MGALIELIGIGKSFPGVRALHNVNFDLQAGEVHALMGENGAGKSTLMKILSGVYRRDAGEIRLDGKPVEIASPRQAQEMGIGIIHQELALMRDLTAAQNIFIGREPRRLGGLLLDEGALNRAAQAIFDSMNLKLAPTVPVGSLTVAKQQMVEIAKALSYRSRVLIMDEPTAALNDIEIAELFVIINRLKAEGVGIVYISHKMDEIKRISDRVTVMRDGEYVGTVPAATTSMETIISMMVGRTLTSEALTVPNTSTAPVALEVRNLNRGRDIRDVSFSVRKGEILGLAGLMGAGRTEVARAIFGADPRDSGEIWVNGKRAGISTPGDAVHAGIGYLSEDRKHFGLATTMNVRDNIALASIARFTRPGGLLDDGAMHQMAQRYIGQLAIKTPSDMQEARLLSGGNQQKVVIAKWLLRDCDILIFDEPTRGIDVGAKSEIYKLLNALAAEGKAIIVISSELPEVLRLSHRIAVMCEGRLTGTLPGGASQEDIMRLATQRQSTVAEVAHAG; encoded by the coding sequence ATGGGTGCATTGATTGAGCTGATCGGCATCGGCAAGTCGTTCCCCGGCGTCCGGGCGCTGCACAATGTCAATTTCGATCTGCAGGCGGGGGAAGTGCATGCCCTGATGGGCGAGAATGGCGCGGGCAAATCGACGCTGATGAAAATCCTCTCGGGGGTCTATCGGCGCGATGCGGGAGAAATCCGGCTCGATGGCAAGCCGGTCGAGATTGCCAGCCCCCGCCAGGCGCAGGAAATGGGCATTGGCATCATCCATCAGGAACTGGCGCTGATGCGCGACCTGACGGCGGCGCAGAATATCTTCATCGGTCGCGAACCGCGCCGGCTGGGCGGATTGTTGCTCGATGAAGGCGCACTCAACCGGGCCGCCCAGGCGATTTTCGACTCCATGAATCTAAAGCTCGCGCCGACTGTACCGGTGGGCAGCCTGACAGTGGCCAAGCAGCAGATGGTCGAAATCGCCAAGGCGCTGAGCTACCGCTCGCGCGTGCTGATCATGGATGAGCCGACGGCGGCGCTCAACGACATTGAGATCGCCGAACTTTTCGTCATCATCAACCGGCTCAAAGCCGAAGGCGTGGGCATCGTTTATATCTCCCACAAGATGGACGAGATCAAACGCATCTCCGACCGGGTGACGGTGATGCGCGATGGCGAATATGTCGGCACCGTGCCGGCCGCGACCACCTCGATGGAAACCATCATCTCCATGATGGTGGGACGCACCCTGACCAGTGAAGCGCTCACCGTGCCCAATACCTCGACAGCCCCCGTGGCGCTGGAGGTGCGCAATCTCAATCGCGGTCGGGACATCCGCGATGTGAGCTTTTCGGTGCGCAAGGGCGAGATATTGGGACTGGCCGGACTGATGGGGGCAGGGCGGACCGAAGTGGCGCGCGCCATCTTCGGCGCCGATCCGCGCGACAGCGGGGAAATCTGGGTCAATGGCAAGCGGGCCGGGATATCGACGCCCGGCGATGCGGTGCATGCCGGCATTGGCTATCTCTCGGAAGACCGCAAGCATTTCGGCCTCGCGACGACAATGAATGTGCGTGACAATATCGCGCTGGCAAGCATCGCCCGGTTCACCCGGCCAGGCGGCCTGCTCGACGATGGCGCCATGCATCAGATGGCCCAGCGCTACATCGGGCAATTGGCGATCAAGACGCCATCCGACATGCAGGAGGCGCGGCTGCTGTCAGGCGGCAACCAGCAGAAGGTCGTGATCGCCAAATGGCTGCTGCGCGATTGCGATATCCTGATCTTCGACGAGCCGACGCGCGGCATCGATGTCGGCGCCAAGTCGGAAATCTATAAGCTGCTCAACGCCCTTGCCGCCGAAGGCAAGGCCATTATCGTGATTTCGTCCGAACTGCCCGAAGTCCTGCGGCTCAGCCACCGCATCGCGGTGATGTGCGAGGGGCGGTTGACCGGAACGCTCCCCGGTGGCGCATCCCAGGAAGACATCATGCGGCTGGCGACCCAGCGGCAGAGTACGGTGGCGGAGGTGGCTCATGCGGGGTGA
- a CDS encoding IclR family transcriptional regulator, whose amino-acid sequence MDQEADEQERYRAPALDKGLDIIELLAATADGLSQAEIAKALARSPNEIYRMLDRLVRRNYVRRTQEDRYELTLRLFELAHARPPLQRLISQANPALRGFALRAEQAAHLVIRDRNILVAVAQVDSPGYWNVSVRVGSRIGLLNTGSGHVFLAFATPQEQLLMLQEQDPGHPAKLPSDIAQRLDTVRRQGYEMMPSAQVSGVHNISIPIFGPLGKVIAALTCPYTQRLDKQGTPDMEQVLVLLKRAGRELSQPPTA is encoded by the coding sequence ATGGACCAAGAGGCCGACGAACAGGAGCGATACCGGGCCCCCGCACTCGACAAGGGCCTCGACATCATCGAGCTCCTGGCGGCCACCGCCGACGGTCTCAGCCAGGCCGAGATCGCCAAGGCGCTGGCCCGTTCGCCCAATGAAATCTACCGCATGCTCGACCGGCTGGTCCGCCGCAACTACGTGCGCCGCACCCAGGAAGACCGGTACGAACTGACGCTCAGGCTCTTCGAACTCGCCCATGCCCGCCCGCCGCTGCAGCGCCTGATCAGCCAGGCAAATCCGGCACTGCGCGGCTTCGCGCTCCGGGCCGAGCAGGCCGCCCATCTGGTCATCCGCGACCGCAATATCCTGGTCGCGGTGGCCCAGGTCGACAGCCCCGGCTATTGGAATGTTTCGGTTCGAGTCGGCAGCCGGATCGGGTTGCTCAATACCGGCTCAGGCCATGTTTTCCTGGCCTTTGCGACACCCCAGGAGCAATTGCTGATGCTCCAGGAACAGGACCCGGGCCATCCGGCGAAGCTGCCATCCGACATTGCCCAGCGGCTCGATACCGTCCGGCGACAAGGTTATGAAATGATGCCGAGCGCCCAGGTTTCCGGGGTCCACAATATCTCGATCCCAATTTTCGGCCCGCTCGGCAAAGTCATCGCCGCCCTCACCTGCCCCTATACCCAGCGGCTCGACAAGCAGGGCACGCCCGATATGGAACAGGTACTTGTCCTATTGAAACGGGCCGGGCGCGAGCTATCGCAACCTCCAACGGCCTAA